The window CGAGGACGACAGCGAGGCGAAGAAGCTGCTGACCGGCCGGATCGAGGGAGCCACGCTGGCGGCGGTGTTCGCCGCCCTGGTCGGCTGCGCGCTGTTCCTGTCGATGCTGGACAACGGCGGGCTGGCGGCCTTCTCGGTCCTGGTCATCCTGGCGCTGGGCGGGGCCTCGTACTGGTCGCAGCGGCGCCGGCACACCCACGCGCCCGAGGCCGAGGCCCCCGCCGAGGGCGGTACCGCCCACCGGCCCGTGCACTCGCCCGCCCCGCCGGAGACGAAGGCCCCGCCCACCCCCGGTGGCCCCTCCTGGTGGCGGGACCCGCTGGTCAAGGACGGCACCACCGGCCCGGTCGGCGGGACGGGATACCTGTGGGGGCCCGACGACGCCGCCGACCCGGTGGCGGCCGACGACGGCCCGCGGCCGGCCGCGAAGCCGGCCGCCGCCCCGGTCCGCCGGCGCGGCGGCATCGGCGGCCGGGTCTTCCTGCTGGCCCTGCTGGCCGGGGTCGTCGCGACCGCCGCCGACTGGGAGGGCCGGCCGCTGGGCGAGGCCCTGCAGGCCGGGCTCTCCGCCGCGCTGATCGTCTTCGGTCTGGGCCTCGCGGTCAGCTCCCTGCTGGGGCGCACCGGCTTCGGCACGGTCGTGCTGGCCGTGTTCACCTCGGGCCTGCTCGCGGGCGCGGCGGCGCTGCCCCGCGAGATCGGCACCGACTGGCGGGAGGTCTCCTGGCGTCCGGCCGCGGTGGCCGACGTACGGCCCGTGTACGAGGCGGGCACCGGGCTCGCCACCCTGGACCTGAGCCGCCTGGACGTGTCGAAGGGCACCTCCGTGGCGGTCGAGGCCTCCATCGACGCGGGCCGGCTCAAGGTGATCCTGCCCCGGGAGGTCACCGCGCAGGCGGACGTCACCATCCGGCGGCTCGGCGACATCCAGCTGCCCGGGGACCACGCGGGCCGGATCGAGCGGGCCGGTGCCGGGGAGCAGAACCGGCAGGAGACCCTGCCGCCGCCCGCCGGCACCGAGGCCGGCGGGACGATCGAGCTGCAC of the Streptomyces sp. NBC_01294 genome contains:
- a CDS encoding PspC domain-containing protein; translation: MTEVHEAPPADPGAPGVPEAADPRPPLRRSKRDKVLAGVCGGLGRYFELDPVVFRIVLGVLAVTGGVGLIFYGFAWLLLPQEGEDDSEAKKLLTGRIEGATLAAVFAALVGCALFLSMLDNGGLAAFSVLVILALGGASYWSQRRRHTHAPEAEAPAEGGTAHRPVHSPAPPETKAPPTPGGPSWWRDPLVKDGTTGPVGGTGYLWGPDDAADPVAADDGPRPAAKPAAAPVRRRGGIGGRVFLLALLAGVVATAADWEGRPLGEALQAGLSAALIVFGLGLAVSSLLGRTGFGTVVLAVFTSGLLAGAAALPREIGTDWREVSWRPAAVADVRPVYEAGTGLATLDLSRLDVSKGTSVAVEASIDAGRLKVILPREVTAQADVTIRRLGDIQLPGDHAGRIERAGAGEQNRQETLPPPAGTEAGGTIELHLSAGVGQVEVARAAS